Proteins found in one Planococcus citri chromosome 2, ihPlaCitr1.1, whole genome shotgun sequence genomic segment:
- the LOC135836857 gene encoding speckle-type POZ protein-like, producing MGQSTSSSQPSALNSETEASIKNEHSLVDVKWGEFSYLWTIKHFKRFHCKMNKVMKSTVFKIPTYPECEWHLELQVENLMPCWSDYFALYLHLDKGFTDGRPILARAKFYFLDGKGNKANVLQYCHIFKAGAKTSSRGYPGFISKTRLLNPFPGLRILHKDALTIVCELKIATLNSTTVETVQRCSVGPMITENAVSKSLERSLLNQDLIDVTFSLNGENFGAHKIILAARSPVFAAMFKHDMEENRLNKVDIPDMKPEVFKAFLLYLYTDKTPDPADPGMVCDLLVAAEKYDVNGLKLLCEEMLLKDLSEENAIDVLVFADQYMFEHLKKQVIFYITKHFAWITSTQSWKDTILTHPHLFDEVNGVNRPLVLSNLPGTFSKLMKPRSSASTTWV from the coding sequence ATGGGCCAGTCAACTTCGTCCTCTCAACCATCAGCGTTAAATTCAGAAACCGAAGCCTCCATTAAAAATGAACATTCTCTCGTCGATGTCAAATGGGGAGAATTCTCTTATTTATGGACAATCAAACATTTTAAACGTTTCCATTGCAAAATGAATAAAGTTATGAAATCGACAGTATTTAAAATCCCCACGTATCCTGAATGTGAGTGGCACTTGGAAttgcaagttgaaaatttgatgccTTGTTGGAGTGATTATTTCGCATTGTATTTGCACCTTGATAAAGGCTTTACCGATGGTAGGCCTATTTTAGCTAgagcgaaattttattttttggatggTAAAGGAAATAAAGCAAATGTTCTCCAGTATTGCCATATATTCAAAGCAGGTGCAAAAACAAGTTCTAGAGGATATCCaggatttatttcaaaaacaagaTTACTGAACCCATTTCCAGGCCTACGAATATTGCACAAAGACGCGTTGACAATTGTGTGTGAACTGAAAATCGCTACATTAAACAGCACAACCGTCGAAACAGTGCAGCGGTGTAGTGTAGGACCAATGATCACTGAAAACGCTGTTTCAAAGAGTTTGGAACGCTCATTGCTTAATCAAGACTTGATAGACGTGACATTCTCTCTGAATGGTGAGAATTTCGGTGCTCACAAGATCATTTTAGCAGCGCGTAGTCCTGTTTTCGCTGCAATGTTCAAACACGATATGGAAGAAAATCGACTCAACAAGGTAGATATTCCAGACATGAAACCTGAAGTGTTTAAAGCATTTCTACTGTATTTGTACACCGATAAAACTCCAGATCCAGCCGATCCAGGGATGGTATGTGACTTACTTGTAGCAGCTGAGAAATATGATGTTAATGGTCTGAAACTACTTTGTGAAGAAATGTTGTTGAAGGATTTGTCTGAAGAAAACGCAATTGATGTTTTAGTGTTTGCTGATCAATATAtgtttgaacatttgaaaaagcAAGTGATATTTTACATTACAAAGCACTTTGCTTGGATCACTTCAACTCAGTCGTGGAAAGATACTATTTTGACACATCCTCATTTATTCGATGAAGTGAATGGAGTAAATCGACCATTGGTATTGTCCAATCTTCCGGGtacattttcgaaattgatgAAGCCTCGATCAAGCGCGAGCACGACGTGGGTGTAA